Part of the Erwinia amylovora genome is shown below.
CATTAACTCAGCTGGATAATAAGCAGCTCACTTTTTCTGTCAACTGTGATGCCCCAACGCGGTTAGCCTTAAAAGCTGTTAACGGCCGTCCAGGCTCTGCTGCAGACGCAAGAGGTGATGAAGACGGGCCTTATGGCGGCTTCACTCCCGCCGGAATATCTAACCAAAATGGCAATGTCGTTGTCGGACTGGGCAAAAGTGGGGATCACAAAATCGGCGGTTACAATATTATGATGGATCGTATTACCGCCGACGGTGACCCCGTTAATAATATCTACAGGTATTTATCTTCCGGTTCGACCCAGTGGGAAAAGACTTCAACGCTTCCTTTCTATCTCAAAGGAGAAATTCTGACTTCATGGTCAAAGCCCTCCGAAGATGGCCCCCGGACTTTCACCAATATGAGCGGCACCATTAACGTCCAGGCCTATATTAATAAAACCTCGGAACTTGATATCAGCCAGCCCATCGAACTCGATGGCCAGACCACCATTGAGCTGGTCTACCTGTAACAGATTGTTCGACCGGGACTGTGCGCCCGGTCTTTTCAGGTCCACTTACACCGGCTCTATTTATCCTTCAGACACGGACGATTGAAAATATGAGGTTTTCAACTTGCTGCGCAGCTATAGCTCCTGTGCTGTGGTTTTTTGCGCCCAGCCTAAATGCTACGGGTATATTGCCCGAAACATCAGTAGTGATTGTTGAAGAGAAGGAAGGCGAAGGAGCCATTAATCTTAAGAATACCGACGCCTTTCCCGTGCTGCTGCTGACTAACCTGCAAGATATAGAGCCGGACACAGGCAGACTGCTAACCATTACGCCACCGGCAGCACGGGTCGAGCCGGGCAAGACCCAGCGGGTACGTTTTATTCTCACCTCGGCATCATCTCTGAAGACCGAGCACCTGATGCGGGTGGCTTTTGAAGGAGTTCCCCCAC
Proteins encoded:
- a CDS encoding DUF1120 domain-containing protein, with translation MKLLTNACALAVLATFSGAAISESVGVQVVGTIKPAACTPVISNDGNIDYGTISTATLNPGSLTQLDNKQLTFSVNCDAPTRLALKAVNGRPGSAADARGDEDGPYGGFTPAGISNQNGNVVVGLGKSGDHKIGGYNIMMDRITADGDPVNNIYRYLSSGSTQWEKTSTLPFYLKGEILTSWSKPSEDGPRTFTNMSGTINVQAYINKTSELDISQPIELDGQTTIELVYL